The proteins below come from a single Ptychodera flava strain L36383 chromosome 6, AS_Pfla_20210202, whole genome shotgun sequence genomic window:
- the LOC139134704 gene encoding paxillin-like — translation MPVKIDRNRDEIKCALEKCGKEILGTIIIALEKTWHIGCFLCCKCRKELRNKKFILGTDNQTYCEKDYKKLQGTDKCEWCQDPVVGEILFARGKAWHPECFKCYGCGERISGSSFTEMDGHRYCNKDCLQKIPKEGGERSKKRKYSNGKKRAKRPGRIAVFKCQVCKSSREKKYFVRRDGKLRCAKCKRAKRDGPNKNTSFSAGRGNRSGGQMSSLPSIHRRQPCTFGEDSKRAKLGELNKNTSLSARRGNHSGGQTLKLPNIHRPRTVVEVHKSSNIQNKTRFPKITKKTV, via the exons ATGCCAGTGAAGATTGACAGAAACAGGGACGAAATTAAGTGTGCCCTTGAGAAATGTGGTAAAGAAATTTT AGGCACAATAATCATCGCTCTTGAAAAAACTTGGCACATTGGCTGTTTCTTGTGCTGCAAATGTAGGAAAGAACTGAGAAACAAGAAATTCATTCTTGGAACGGATAATCAAACATATTGTGAGAAAGACTACAAAAAACTCCAGGGAACAGATAAGTGTGAATGGTGCCAGGATCCAGTTGTCGGG GAGATCTTATTCGCTCGCGGGAAAGCGTGGCACCCCGAATGTTTCAAGTGTTATGGGTGCGGTGAGCGAATCAGTGGCAGTAGTTTCACCGAAATGGATGGACACCGGTACTGCAATAAGG ACTGTCTGCAGAAGATACCCAAGGAAGGAGGGGAAAGGTCAAAGAAACGCAAGTACTCTAATGGCAAGAAGAGAGCTAAACGCCCTGGTCGCATTGCTGTCTTTAAATGCCAG GTATGCAAAAGTTCACGGGAGAAAAAGTATTTTGTCAGGAGGGATGGCAAACTTCGTTGTGCGAAGTGCAAGAGAGCAAAACGTGATGGCCCGAACAAGAATACCTCGTTTAGTGCAGGAAGAGGAAATCGTTCCGGTGGACAGATGTCAAGCTTACCGAGTATTCATCGACGACAGCCGTGCACCTTTGGTGAAGACAGCAAAAGGGCAAAACTCGGTGAACTGAACAAGAATACTTCGTTAAGTGCACGCAGAGGAAATCATTCCGGTGGACAGACGCTAAAGTTACCCAATATTCATCGACCACGTACCGTGGTTGAAGTccacaaaagttcaaatattCAGAACAAAACAAGGTTTCCAAAGATTACCAaaaaaactgtatga